A window of the Radiobacillus deserti genome harbors these coding sequences:
- a CDS encoding GNAT family N-acetyltransferase, giving the protein MNPLLLDVPFQLETDRLILRAPLQSGEGKIVNEAVRDSFDELKAWLPFAQELPTVEETEINLRNAHIHFLKRESFRFLIFDKDSNDFIGTTSLQGIDWNIPKCEIGYWIRTKFSGNGYMTEAVEKLANFGLNNIKFRRIEIRCESTNLKSRAIPEKLGFVFEGTLRNDDLSADGSRLTDTCFYSMIK; this is encoded by the coding sequence AATCCTTTGTTGTTAGATGTTCCTTTCCAATTAGAAACAGACAGACTAATTCTTCGAGCACCACTTCAGTCAGGAGAAGGGAAAATTGTAAACGAAGCAGTTAGAGACTCTTTTGATGAATTAAAAGCGTGGTTGCCATTTGCTCAAGAACTTCCTACTGTTGAAGAAACAGAGATAAATTTAAGAAATGCTCACATCCATTTTTTAAAGAGAGAAAGTTTTCGTTTTCTTATCTTTGATAAAGATAGCAATGACTTTATTGGAACAACTAGCCTTCAGGGGATTGACTGGAACATTCCTAAATGTGAAATTGGGTACTGGATACGTACAAAATTTAGCGGTAATGGATATATGACAGAAGCGGTAGAGAAATTAGCAAACTTTGGGTTAAATAATATCAAATTTAGAAGAATTGAAATAAGGTGTGAATCGACAAATCTTAAAAGTCGTGCTATCCCAGAAAAACTTGGGTTTGTATTTGAAGGCACTTTAAGAAATGATGATTTGTCCGCAGACGGTAGCAGGCTGACTGACACTTGTTTTTATTCCATG